A single genomic interval of Salinarchaeum sp. IM2453 harbors:
- a CDS encoding winged helix-turn-helix transcriptional regulator — translation MADVLEDKRAATRFRILVEIVENQPAVSQGEVADAVGITSQAVSEYMRSLVEDGLVRKEGRSRYRVTTEGVDWILSEATEAQEYIEHVTDDILGGMKEDAAIAIEAIEEGDSVTLSVEDGLLHASPGKEGAATGIATTDASKGEEVGVTDFDGIIDLEPGNVTILQMPTIQSGGSRNINQRTTKARCNDADLVAAAGVEPIVALRKVDVEADVIFGVGEVVADAARRGINGVIIATADTIGRVTDPLRNAGITYEVEDISVENEAGKE, via the coding sequence ATGGCTGATGTGCTGGAAGATAAGCGGGCTGCAACACGGTTTCGAATTCTCGTAGAGATTGTAGAGAACCAGCCCGCTGTAAGCCAAGGGGAAGTTGCAGACGCTGTTGGAATCACCAGCCAAGCAGTGAGCGAGTATATGCGGTCATTAGTAGAAGACGGGTTGGTCAGAAAAGAAGGCCGATCACGATATCGGGTAACAACGGAAGGCGTCGACTGGATACTATCAGAAGCAACAGAGGCGCAGGAGTACATCGAACACGTCACAGATGACATATTAGGTGGGATGAAAGAGGACGCCGCTATTGCCATTGAAGCTATCGAAGAAGGAGATTCGGTAACGCTGAGTGTAGAAGATGGATTACTTCATGCAAGTCCAGGAAAAGAAGGAGCAGCAACAGGTATTGCAACGACGGATGCGTCCAAAGGCGAAGAAGTCGGCGTGACTGATTTTGATGGGATCATCGATTTAGAGCCAGGAAATGTCACAATCCTCCAAATGCCAACAATTCAGTCAGGTGGAAGCCGAAATATCAATCAACGGACTACAAAAGCACGATGCAATGATGCAGACCTTGTCGCTGCTGCTGGCGTTGAACCAATCGTTGCACTACGAAAGGTAGATGTTGAGGCCGATGTGATCTTCGGAGTTGGTGAAGTCGTTGCTGATGCAGCAAGGCGGGGCATCAACGGAGTCATCATTGCAACCGCTGATACGATCGGACGAGTGACTGATCCCCTCCGCAACGCCGGGATTACCTACGAAGTTGAAGATATCTCTGTAGAGAATGAAGCTGGCAAAGAATAG
- a CDS encoding NAD(P)/FAD-dependent oxidoreductase encodes MTLEVAIIGAGIAGLTAARHLASTGADVTIYEEQSEVGGRVRSRDIDGYTLDRGFQVLFTEYPTVKQELDLNSLDLRYFTPGAVLARSGKRSVLSDPLRDPMAILESATNREVTFFDKLRVMRLRWKLRNKDHETIFKGDDTTIENYLAKEGFSKKFINNFIAPFYGGITLDRSLQTSKRVFEYTFRTLGQGKIAVPANGMGEISKQLKKNAKTAGVNIETKTRITGIDSTEENVTVHIEDDTRSADIAVISTDAKIAKCLSGVEAVPTAGKGVITQYYAVNSSAAPEGKRLLLNIEGSSPSHIVPISSVAPEYSSGSKELIAAVYLGEKVKTELNNEELADQTKQALANWYPSRNFSDMETIATDRITFAQFQQPPNIHESLPDVDTPDGNCYFAGEFTEWSSIEGAMRSGVKAASVIQDNHLKEK; translated from the coding sequence ATGACATTGGAAGTTGCGATCATTGGAGCCGGCATTGCTGGATTAACAGCAGCTCGTCATCTTGCGAGCACTGGGGCAGATGTGACAATATACGAAGAGCAATCAGAAGTTGGTGGCCGGGTTAGATCACGGGACATAGACGGCTATACACTTGACAGAGGATTCCAAGTACTTTTTACCGAATATCCAACAGTAAAACAGGAACTTGATCTTAACTCCCTTGATCTTCGGTACTTCACGCCAGGAGCAGTGTTAGCACGATCTGGTAAACGGTCAGTGTTGTCTGATCCACTACGAGATCCTATGGCGATTCTTGAATCAGCAACCAATCGGGAGGTAACATTTTTTGATAAATTGCGTGTCATGCGACTCCGGTGGAAGTTACGAAATAAGGATCATGAGACTATATTCAAAGGAGATGACACAACAATCGAGAATTATCTAGCCAAAGAAGGATTCTCTAAGAAGTTCATTAATAACTTTATCGCTCCATTCTATGGTGGCATCACGTTAGACCGGTCACTGCAAACATCAAAACGAGTTTTCGAATACACGTTTCGTACCCTTGGACAAGGAAAAATTGCAGTGCCAGCAAATGGGATGGGAGAGATATCAAAACAGCTCAAAAAGAATGCAAAAACAGCAGGAGTCAACATTGAGACAAAAACAAGGATTACAGGGATTGATAGTACAGAAGAGAACGTAACAGTCCACATAGAGGATGATACAAGATCGGCTGACATTGCAGTGATTAGCACAGATGCAAAGATAGCGAAGTGTCTATCTGGTGTGGAGGCGGTTCCAACAGCTGGAAAAGGAGTGATTACGCAATACTATGCAGTTAATTCGTCGGCTGCACCGGAAGGAAAGCGACTGTTATTGAATATTGAAGGATCCTCTCCAAGTCACATTGTGCCGATCTCCTCTGTGGCACCAGAGTACTCTTCGGGATCTAAGGAATTAATCGCCGCTGTATATCTAGGAGAAAAAGTAAAGACTGAATTGAACAACGAAGAGTTAGCAGACCAAACGAAACAGGCCCTAGCCAATTGGTATCCAAGTAGAAACTTCTCAGACATGGAAACAATTGCAACAGACCGAATCACATTTGCTCAATTCCAGCAGCCACCAAATATTCACGAATCACTGCCAGACGTTGATACACCTGACGGAAACTGCTATTTTGCAGGAGAGTTCACAGAGTGGTCATCTATCGAAGGTGCAATGCGAAGCGGTGTGAAGGCGGCTAGCGTAATTCAGGACAACCATCTAAAAGAAAAATAG
- the ftsZ gene encoding cell division protein FtsZ: MDSIIDEAIEEAEERDGSAEFTDENTGTESQSRSGSMTDEELYDVLEDLQTDITVVGCGGAGSNTINRMHEEGIHGARLIAANTDVQHLVEIEADEKILIGEQKTGGRGAGSLPQVGEEAALESQDEILNAIDGSDMVFVTAGLGGGTGTGAAPVVAKAARESGALTISVVTTPFTAEGEVRRTNAEAGLERLRDVSDTVIVVPNDRLLDSVGKLPVQQAFKVSDEVLMRSVKGITELITKSGLVNLDFADVRTVMERGGVAMIGLGESDSEAKAEDSVKSALRSPLLDVDISGANSALVNVTGGQDMAIEEAEGVVEEIYDRIDPDARIIWGTSIDESLEGTMRTMVVVTGVESPQIYGGGTQPEIGGSSSSESNSSSSPSEPSDQGIDFIE, translated from the coding sequence ATGGATTCAATTATTGACGAAGCTATTGAAGAAGCGGAGGAACGCGACGGCTCCGCTGAGTTCACTGACGAAAATACCGGCACTGAATCTCAGTCCCGATCAGGTAGCATGACTGATGAAGAGTTGTACGATGTCCTTGAAGACCTCCAAACGGACATCACTGTTGTTGGCTGTGGTGGAGCAGGCAGCAACACAATTAACAGAATGCATGAAGAGGGAATCCATGGTGCTCGACTGATCGCTGCAAATACTGATGTCCAACATCTCGTCGAAATTGAAGCCGATGAGAAAATCCTCATTGGTGAACAAAAAACGGGCGGCCGTGGTGCTGGATCTCTTCCACAGGTTGGAGAAGAAGCTGCTCTGGAAAGCCAAGACGAGATTCTAAACGCAATTGACGGCTCTGACATGGTGTTTGTTACTGCCGGGCTTGGTGGAGGAACTGGCACTGGGGCGGCTCCTGTCGTTGCAAAGGCTGCTCGTGAATCTGGAGCCCTGACTATTTCTGTTGTCACGACGCCCTTTACTGCTGAGGGTGAAGTCCGTCGTACAAACGCTGAGGCCGGTCTCGAACGACTTCGAGATGTATCGGATACTGTTATCGTTGTCCCAAATGACCGACTTCTTGATTCAGTCGGTAAACTGCCTGTTCAACAGGCGTTTAAGGTCTCCGATGAGGTACTGATGCGGTCTGTCAAAGGGATCACTGAACTGATTACCAAATCAGGCCTTGTGAATCTCGACTTTGCTGACGTTCGGACTGTCATGGAACGAGGTGGCGTTGCAATGATTGGTCTTGGTGAGTCCGACTCAGAAGCCAAGGCTGAGGACTCAGTCAAGAGCGCTCTCCGGTCTCCCCTCCTTGATGTTGACATCTCCGGTGCTAATTCCGCACTTGTCAATGTTACCGGCGGCCAAGATATGGCAATTGAGGAAGCTGAAGGTGTTGTTGAAGAAATCTATGACCGAATTGATCCAGATGCTCGTATCATCTGGGGAACCTCCATTGACGAATCACTCGAAGGAACCATGCGTACGATGGTTGTTGTTACCGGTGTTGAATCCCCACAAATCTATGGCGGAGGCACGCAGCCCGAAATCGGTGGATCCTCCTCTTCCGAATCCAATTCAAGTTCAAGTCCAAGTGAGCCAAGCGACCAAGGGATTGACTTCATTGAATAA
- a CDS encoding PLP-dependent cysteine synthase family protein yields the protein MRDSIVETLGTPLVRIADLDGRTVAAKIESFNPSGSAKARPAIAMIRQAEQDGKISPGDRIVEPTSGNTGIGLAMACAALDYELTVVMPASKSSERRQLMRAYGADIELVEGEIDTARERAKEIADNGAAYLNQFSNPANPQSHYRGTGREILNQVGDRSIDAFVAGVGTGGTISGTGKRLREIFPDIQIVAVEPERNAVLSTGVSGDDNFQGMGPGFISENLDQSIIDEIKTVALEDAEQECRRLAKQQGILVGQSSGAMSITAKSVARQLPEGSLVVTVFWDSGERYLSTGLFDE from the coding sequence TCAATCCCAGCGGATCTGCGAAGGCCCGACCTGCCATTGCTATGATTCGGCAAGCAGAACAGGATGGAAAAATCTCGCCTGGAGACCGAATTGTAGAGCCAACGAGCGGTAATACTGGTATTGGGCTTGCAATGGCATGTGCTGCACTTGATTATGAATTGACGGTTGTCATGCCGGCCTCAAAGTCTTCTGAACGAAGACAGCTCATGCGTGCGTATGGAGCCGACATCGAGCTAGTTGAAGGTGAAATTGATACAGCCCGTGAACGTGCAAAAGAGATTGCAGATAATGGCGCTGCATATCTTAACCAGTTCTCTAATCCGGCAAATCCTCAGTCTCACTACCGCGGCACTGGTAGAGAAATTCTCAATCAAGTAGGTGACCGATCCATTGATGCGTTTGTTGCCGGTGTTGGAACCGGTGGGACAATCTCTGGAACCGGGAAACGTCTTCGAGAAATATTTCCTGATATACAGATTGTGGCCGTTGAGCCGGAACGAAATGCAGTTTTATCTACAGGGGTTTCTGGAGATGATAACTTCCAAGGCATGGGTCCTGGATTTATAAGCGAAAATCTCGACCAATCCATTATTGACGAAATCAAAACTGTTGCTCTTGAAGATGCAGAACAAGAGTGCCGCCGCTTAGCGAAACAACAAGGAATCCTTGTTGGCCAGTCAAGTGGTGCCATGTCGATTACTGCCAAATCAGTTGCTCGCCAGCTTCCAGAAGGATCACTTGTTGTTACTGTATTTTGGGACTCAGGTGAACGATATCTCTCTACAGGATTATTTGACGAGTAA
- a CDS encoding pyridoxal-phosphate dependent enzyme: protein MESSDAAAGLLCTNCGTSHSLSATATRCPSCDGALIVSYNYDDINVEEITNFSPATMWGFDQLLPATAGAAVSMSEGNTPMIECPDAATELGVEELYIKDEAQLPTGTFQDRGFAVTVSALASTDITDVALPSTGAAGQSAAAYAARADLDAHVFQPSRADFISQAMTNVHDADLNVVKGRYQDAVKTYSDTATTAGWHPLAPFATPYRIAGVKTIIFEILDDLDWSAPDVVVLPEGSGLLTYAIYRGIVDMQQLGLIDEPPALLLAQPTDCAPLAEAIQSDEPVTQWTHPDTICGELEVSDPDEGEIVTDAVHATNGIGATAGDKPSLGTACWLAANDGVELRLGGAVGLQSLFNASSTAQINDAEQVVVLNTGSAIRDADLIRSHLMSTEWDRMPTPVSES, encoded by the coding sequence ATGGAATCTTCCGACGCTGCTGCTGGTCTTTTGTGTACTAATTGTGGCACTTCACATTCTCTTTCCGCTACCGCAACACGATGTCCGTCATGCGATGGTGCTCTTATTGTCTCGTATAACTACGATGATATTAATGTTGAGGAGATAACCAATTTCTCTCCTGCAACAATGTGGGGATTTGATCAATTGCTTCCAGCCACTGCAGGCGCGGCAGTTAGTATGAGCGAAGGGAATACTCCGATGATTGAGTGCCCTGATGCAGCAACTGAACTTGGTGTTGAGGAATTATATATCAAAGACGAAGCTCAGTTACCTACCGGTACCTTCCAAGATCGAGGGTTTGCTGTTACAGTTAGCGCACTTGCGTCGACTGATATCACAGATGTTGCCCTTCCGTCAACTGGGGCCGCTGGACAATCAGCGGCAGCGTACGCTGCTCGTGCTGATCTCGATGCACACGTATTCCAACCCAGCCGTGCTGACTTCATTAGCCAAGCAATGACAAACGTGCATGATGCCGATCTTAATGTCGTTAAGGGCCGATATCAAGATGCAGTAAAAACATATTCAGACACAGCTACCACTGCTGGTTGGCATCCATTAGCCCCTTTTGCAACGCCATACAGAATTGCGGGTGTAAAGACGATTATCTTCGAAATCCTTGACGACCTAGACTGGTCAGCTCCTGATGTAGTTGTTCTTCCCGAAGGATCTGGTCTGCTTACATACGCAATATATCGAGGTATCGTTGATATGCAGCAGCTTGGGCTCATTGATGAACCTCCAGCTCTGCTCTTAGCCCAACCCACTGATTGTGCTCCTCTTGCTGAGGCTATTCAGTCTGATGAGCCAGTAACTCAGTGGACGCACCCAGACACCATCTGTGGTGAACTTGAAGTTTCAGATCCTGACGAGGGTGAAATCGTTACTGATGCTGTACATGCCACCAACGGCATTGGAGCAACGGCGGGAGACAAACCAAGTCTCGGAACAGCTTGCTGGCTGGCCGCAAATGATGGAGTTGAACTTCGCCTTGGTGGTGCTGTTGGCCTCCAGAGCCTTTTCAATGCTAGTTCAACTGCGCAGATCAACGACGCAGAGCAGGTGGTCGTATTAAATACCGGATCTGCAATTCGAGATGCCGATCTTATCCGCAGTCATCTGATGAGCACCGAATGGGACCGTATGCCTACACCTGTTAGCGAGTCATGA
- a CDS encoding DUF5804 family protein, translating to MTEVVLLGADDISIRAELLSRETSREALAAYDITQPYENSIHIETLSIGTAVALLNDINWHITRFVKQSLVRDTSIGKDEWLSRSLAEKVRAGEQDPDETGEYLMIYGVKEDSPVDQKRLVEPLYVRRSEEETPEYDLQDVDDTVIVRITEDEFTG from the coding sequence GTGACGGAAGTCGTATTGCTCGGGGCAGATGATATTAGCATCCGAGCAGAACTATTGTCCCGTGAAACATCTAGAGAAGCATTAGCCGCGTATGATATTACACAACCATATGAAAACTCAATCCATATTGAGACACTGAGTATTGGGACAGCAGTAGCGTTGCTTAATGACATAAACTGGCATATCACTAGGTTTGTTAAGCAATCACTTGTAAGGGACACATCAATCGGTAAAGATGAGTGGCTCTCACGGTCACTTGCCGAAAAAGTTCGTGCTGGAGAACAAGATCCAGATGAGACAGGTGAATATCTGATGATATACGGAGTAAAGGAAGACTCTCCAGTAGATCAAAAAAGGCTGGTAGAACCATTGTACGTGCGGCGGTCAGAGGAAGAAACACCAGAATATGACCTCCAAGACGTCGATGATACGGTGATTGTACGGATTACAGAAGACGAGTTTACCGGCTGA
- a CDS encoding transcription elongation factor Spt5: MPMYAVKTTASQEQTVADMIINREEPSIHAALAPDSLTSYVMVEADDASVFERILDEIPHARGVVEGESDISEVEHFLSPTPDVEGIAEGDIVELIAGPFKGEKAQVQRIDEGKDQVTVELYEATVPIPVTVRGDQIRVLDSEER, translated from the coding sequence ATGCCGATGTATGCCGTAAAGACGACAGCTAGTCAAGAACAGACCGTCGCTGATATGATCATCAACCGTGAAGAGCCGTCAATCCATGCCGCACTAGCGCCAGATTCACTTACGTCGTATGTGATGGTCGAGGCAGATGATGCCTCTGTGTTTGAGCGTATCTTAGACGAAATCCCTCATGCCCGTGGTGTTGTCGAGGGCGAATCTGATATCTCTGAAGTAGAGCATTTCCTCTCACCAACACCAGATGTTGAGGGTATTGCGGAAGGAGATATTGTGGAATTGATCGCTGGTCCATTTAAGGGTGAAAAAGCGCAGGTTCAGCGCATTGACGAAGGCAAAGATCAGGTCACTGTTGAATTGTACGAGGCAACGGTTCCAATTCCGGTGACGGTCCGAGGAGACCAGATCCGCGTTCTTGACAGCGAAGAGCGGTAG
- a CDS encoding transposase: protein MVEETFKYAATPEDAETATAAWADIQTCREVYNHALTQEYRPRPDYNKPSYREMQNKLTGPTGWKKRWPEWKNVYSKCLQMAIRRIKQSETVLESLQDRGYDVGRLKWKPPREFRSIVYNQSGFDVDHNTDRTDHAIVNFSKIGDFHLTYHRPLPDDGEITQIILKKEKTGDWSVSIVVEYDPDYPEKPPVEDIDPVDTVGIDLGITKFIHDSDGRSFKSLDEQRDRDRIERRHRNLSRKTYDSNNWKTARRKLAQAYDRLQNRREDYREKLANEYTTRYDAVFLEDMDVKAMTENGGNSRNIASMSWRETIQAFKRHGKKNGCHVIEVPPEGTTKRCSQCGCETDKPLWVREHSCPACGFEADRDYNAALEIKRLGLEQLGVEAQTMTVGQGMAESTPVETVLPGKTETEVSNVSPKRVVEPGSPCLKEPPKAASRQG from the coding sequence GTGGTTGAGGAGACGTTCAAGTACGCTGCAACGCCGGAAGACGCCGAGACAGCGACTGCTGCATGGGCCGATATTCAAACGTGTCGGGAAGTATACAATCACGCGCTCACACAAGAATATCGGCCACGTCCAGACTACAACAAACCATCGTACCGGGAGATGCAGAACAAACTCACCGGCCCAACCGGGTGGAAGAAACGCTGGCCGGAATGGAAGAACGTGTATTCCAAGTGCCTGCAAATGGCTATCCGGCGCATCAAACAAAGCGAAACAGTGCTTGAATCACTCCAAGACCGAGGGTACGACGTTGGACGGTTGAAATGGAAACCACCGCGAGAGTTCCGCAGCATCGTGTACAACCAATCCGGTTTCGACGTGGATCATAACACGGACCGGACTGACCACGCAATCGTGAACTTCTCCAAAATCGGTGACTTCCATCTCACCTACCACCGCCCACTCCCCGACGACGGCGAGATTACACAAATCATCCTGAAAAAAGAGAAAACCGGTGACTGGTCTGTCAGCATCGTCGTTGAGTACGACCCGGACTACCCGGAGAAACCGCCTGTCGAGGATATTGACCCGGTAGATACAGTCGGGATTGACCTCGGTATCACGAAGTTCATTCACGACTCAGACGGTCGGTCGTTCAAATCACTTGACGAACAGCGTGACCGCGATCGCATCGAACGCCGACACCGCAATCTCTCCCGAAAAACATACGACTCGAACAACTGGAAGACAGCTCGGCGGAAACTCGCTCAGGCATACGACCGGTTGCAGAACCGTCGTGAAGACTACCGGGAGAAACTCGCCAATGAATACACCACTCGGTACGACGCAGTGTTTCTCGAAGACATGGACGTGAAAGCGATGACAGAAAATGGTGGGAACAGTCGGAACATTGCATCGATGTCGTGGCGGGAAACGATTCAAGCGTTCAAACGTCACGGGAAGAAAAACGGGTGTCACGTGATTGAAGTGCCGCCAGAAGGCACGACGAAACGCTGTTCACAATGTGGGTGTGAGACAGACAAACCGTTATGGGTACGTGAGCATTCCTGCCCGGCGTGTGGGTTCGAAGCTGACAGGGACTACAATGCGGCCTTAGAAATCAAGCGTCTGGGGCTGGAGCAACTTGGAGTGGAAGCACAGACGATGACAGTAGGTCAGGGCATGGCCGAATCAACGCCTGTGGAGACTGTGCTCCCTGGGAAGACTGAGACGGAAGTCAGTAATGTCTCTCCAAAGCGCGTCGTTGAACCAGGAAGCCCCTGCCTCAAGGAGCCGCCGAAGGCGGCGAGTAGGCAGGGGTAG
- a CDS encoding metallophosphoesterase, with the protein MHLDNQFEPTAEIEIADRGAYLSEHDILVCADLHLGRDITANTEFPLGAPDRILSRLTQLLDRFTPDEVVLAGDVLHAFDHIPSGVEETFVSLIEAIESIDAKPIFIEGNHDSFLSTLHDGPVRDAYRITDDIVICHGHKHPVSDATWYICGHVHPAINIEGQRHPCYLHTPIRDAEPRVTVLPSFTDIAPGMKINGVIKDELPSPLIQNIDRYHPGIWDTQTEQSFWFPPMSELRRML; encoded by the coding sequence ATGCATTTGGACAACCAATTCGAACCGACGGCGGAGATTGAGATTGCTGACCGGGGGGCCTATCTCTCCGAGCACGATATCTTGGTCTGTGCTGATCTTCATCTTGGTCGAGATATAACAGCCAATACAGAATTTCCACTTGGTGCCCCTGACCGTATTCTTTCTAGACTTACACAATTGCTAGACCGGTTTACCCCAGATGAAGTGGTACTTGCAGGTGACGTTTTACATGCGTTTGACCACATCCCTTCCGGTGTTGAGGAGACGTTTGTTTCTTTGATAGAAGCCATCGAATCCATAGATGCCAAACCTATTTTTATCGAAGGCAATCACGATAGTTTCCTTTCAACATTGCACGATGGTCCTGTTCGAGATGCATACCGCATTACGGATGACATTGTTATCTGTCACGGTCACAAGCATCCAGTCTCTGACGCCACTTGGTACATCTGCGGTCATGTACATCCAGCGATCAACATCGAAGGACAACGCCACCCTTGTTATCTACATACTCCAATACGAGATGCTGAACCCAGAGTGACCGTTCTACCCAGTTTTACTGATATTGCTCCCGGGATGAAAATTAACGGCGTTATCAAGGACGAGTTACCATCTCCACTCATACAGAACATTGATCGTTACCATCCTGGTATCTGGGATACACAGACTGAGCAGTCCTTCTGGTTTCCGCCGATGTCTGAACTTCGGAGAATGCTATGA
- the artA gene encoding archaeosortase A: MGSTVFFTISEFLQGVSDLYLYLAILTVGAFLLAAILELTDRVSIAVPIAGVGWVIFGLFWLSMFPYYYYDVQSPLQAVLSFAGVPIAWYTGYVLASGRTTLLSVSRAISIMGLIYLTATAVDPLRILLIETVAVKTHFGMELLGYSPGITEGPNGYMSRFDFDGYTTYIVLACTGIGSISVFAGLIASVSAPLKRKVVGIAVVTTVIWALNLLRNIFIGLASPLGWFDYSIFHTITGIFAEGVRTSYFISHHLISQSLSVGVLLLITLFTVRLVPETLEPLEEALYVLTGNEYDLEDAFGQPIRTDGGD, from the coding sequence ATGGGTTCAACTGTCTTTTTCACTATTTCTGAATTTCTTCAGGGTGTTTCCGACTTGTATCTCTATTTAGCAATTCTCACTGTTGGCGCATTTCTTCTTGCTGCTATTCTAGAGCTTACTGATCGTGTCTCAATCGCTGTTCCTATTGCAGGGGTTGGTTGGGTGATCTTTGGTCTTTTCTGGCTCTCGATGTTTCCATACTACTATTATGATGTCCAAAGTCCATTACAGGCTGTCTTGAGTTTTGCTGGAGTTCCCATCGCTTGGTATACTGGATATGTGCTTGCTTCTGGGCGAACGACATTGCTAAGCGTATCTCGAGCTATCAGTATCATGGGTCTCATCTACCTTACTGCGACTGCTGTTGATCCACTTAGAATCCTTCTTATTGAGACAGTCGCAGTTAAAACACACTTTGGAATGGAGTTGCTTGGTTACAGCCCTGGCATAACTGAAGGTCCAAACGGATACATGAGCCGATTTGACTTTGATGGATATACGACTTATATAGTTCTTGCTTGTACTGGCATTGGAAGCATCTCTGTGTTTGCCGGACTGATTGCATCAGTTTCTGCCCCGCTTAAGCGGAAAGTTGTGGGAATCGCTGTTGTCACTACTGTTATTTGGGCACTGAACTTACTTCGCAACATCTTCATTGGTCTCGCGTCACCCCTTGGATGGTTCGATTATTCGATTTTTCACACAATTACTGGAATCTTTGCGGAGGGAGTACGAACATCGTATTTCATCTCGCACCATCTTATTTCTCAATCACTCTCCGTTGGTGTCCTTCTGCTAATCACGCTCTTTACTGTTCGACTGGTTCCAGAAACGCTAGAACCATTAGAAGAGGCTCTCTATGTTCTAACAGGCAACGAGTACGATCTTGAAGATGCATTTGGACAACCAATTCGAACCGACGGCGGAGATTGA
- a CDS encoding protein translocase SEC61 complex subunit gamma, which produces MNVPTDLTSYVRVLRMASTPSWQEFSQVAKVAAIGILLIGFIGFTIFVLMSFLPG; this is translated from the coding sequence ATGAACGTTCCAACTGATCTTACCTCATATGTCAGGGTCTTGCGTATGGCAAGCACCCCGTCGTGGCAAGAGTTTTCGCAGGTTGCAAAAGTCGCTGCTATTGGAATCCTGCTTATCGGATTTATCGGCTTCACAATCTTTGTTTTAATGAGTTTCCTACCAGGGTGA
- a CDS encoding LysE family translocator gives MTLTSFLAGAAFGVALTAPPGPMNAVIAEESALRGWKAGFHAGIGAMTADLLFMFLALVGAVTIIERVPAIQTTMIAIGGILMCYFAYDAFKGVRSSFIDEPAEQESRGFSKAFALSLTNPYQIIFWLTIGVGLLQEGQFNMSEYVPVIDTYLPEQMLIVQTGSVALLFGVFAGIFLWVISFPAIVALADDRIDSATPAIAALSGLVLAGFGVTFLLDALTTIV, from the coding sequence ATGACACTCACGTCTTTCCTTGCAGGTGCAGCCTTCGGGGTTGCTCTTACTGCTCCTCCAGGGCCAATGAACGCAGTTATTGCTGAGGAGAGCGCACTTCGGGGCTGGAAAGCAGGCTTTCATGCTGGCATCGGGGCTATGACAGCCGATCTTCTGTTCATGTTCTTGGCTTTAGTTGGGGCTGTTACAATTATTGAGCGGGTTCCAGCGATCCAGACTACCATGATCGCCATTGGTGGAATATTGATGTGTTATTTTGCCTATGATGCATTCAAAGGTGTTCGTAGTTCATTCATTGATGAGCCAGCGGAGCAGGAAAGTCGAGGATTTAGTAAAGCATTTGCACTTTCATTGACCAATCCGTATCAGATTATCTTCTGGTTAACTATTGGTGTCGGACTGCTACAGGAAGGCCAATTTAATATGTCTGAGTACGTTCCTGTCATCGATACCTACCTTCCAGAGCAGATGCTTATCGTTCAGACAGGATCTGTAGCTCTTCTCTTTGGTGTTTTCGCCGGAATATTCCTATGGGTGATTTCATTCCCTGCAATCGTTGCTTTAGCCGATGACCGCATTGATTCTGCGACCCCAGCCATTGCTGCACTGTCCGGTCTTGTACTTGCTGGTTTTGGTGTCACTTTCTTATTGGATGCACTCACTACAATTGTTTAA